A window of Mobiluncus massiliensis genomic DNA:
CCCGGTGGAACGGTCAACCGTCAGGGCAGCTGCGCCCGCGTCAGCTAGGGCCACTTGCCGGGCGGGATTAACTAGCACTTCCGGGCTCAGTGCCTTTTTCAGAGTGGAGCTGATGACTAGGCGTTGGCGTTGGGTGCGCCCAATGTCGCCCAGCGGGTCGGAATAGCGCATCCGCGCAAACAGCAGGGCGGTCGGCCCGTCTACATCATGGCAACCGGCTTGCCAGTTCAGCCCCGTCATCCGGTCGGAAAACGTCTGATCCCAGCACAGATTGATACCGCCGACCCCGTCAACGACCTGGGCTACGCCGTTGAAACCCAGCTGGGCGTAGTGATCCACGCTGAGCCCGGTCAAGCCTTCGACGGTGGAAACCAGCAGTTGTGGCCCTCCTTCGGAAAACGCAGCGTTGAGTTTGTTGTGGCCGTGGCCGGGAATCTCGACATAGGTGTCGCGGGGTAGGGAAACCAGTATGGCGGTGCCGTTGGTGGCCTGGTGCAGCAAAAGAATCGTGTCGGAGCGTTGGCCCTCTACCCCGCTGTTCGCTTCGGCGGTGCCTTCGCGGGAATCCGAACCGGCGATGAGCCAGGTCGTGCCGGGGGTGTCGGCTGCCCCGCTCAATGCATCAGTACGTCCCAGGTTCGTGTCCACTCGGTGTATCAGGAACAGTCCCCAAAACACTATGGCCAGAATCAACGCTAAAAACAGGGTGAAAATGGTGAGAAAGATTCGTTTTGGCCAGCTGCGAGTCCGGGTGGTTCCGGTACGGGGTTGGCTGGCGGGCAGTACCGGTTCGGGGCTGGTCACCAGGTCGGGTGCAGGTCTCGGGCTAGCCGCCCGCACCGGGGGTGTGCCGGGCGAGTTGGGAATACCGGGGGTGCCAGGGCGGTAGTTTGCTGCTGAACCGGGGGCATAAGCGGCTGGTAGCGCCAAATCTTCATAGCTCAGCCCTTGCCGGTGCGAGTTAGGGGTGGAGGAGCCGCCCACTACCACGGCGTTGCGAGAATCCGGACGTCCCCGTGAGATTTCGTGGCTGGGGAAAGTTGGTGCAGGGGACTCCGGTCGAGCAGTGGAAGAACTTCCGGGGTTCGGGTTACGCGGGGAACTCTCGGGTGGAAATGACGGCGGCAAAGTCATTGCTGGGTGTCCTGCCAAGTGCCGCTGCCCCCGGACGTTTCTCCGGATGGGGCGTTATTGGCAGAATTTCCTTCCGTTTCGCTGGTGTTTGCCGAGTTCGGATGGCCCGCGGTGCCGGGGTTGTGTGCCGGGGCTTCCGGGCTGCTCGCGGCGTTGCCGACAGAGTTGCTATTCGTTGTTCCCCCGGTTTGCCCAAGGTGAGCGGAATTTGCCCCGCTCGTCCCCCGGGAAGGCGACCCTTCAGTGCGACCGGTGCTACTCCCTTGTGAAGGGGCAGACCCACCGGAACTGGCGGAATCGGGCGAAAGTGAGGAGGCCTGCTCACTGGGCTCGTGAAGTCCCCCATTCATGTCCTGGTAGGGGAAAATGGAGGGAACCGGCTTGTCCAAACGTAAGGCATCGAACATTTCCACGGCATTATCCGCCACCGCCACGCGCGCCCGGTCGGGAGCATATTCCCCGAAAGGCAGGGTGTAAAAGCGGATATTGTCGGGCTTGACTTTCGATAGGGACAGCGCCAAACCGCCCAGATTTTGAGCATTGCCAAAACTTTGCGAGGTGGTCAGGGACCTCATTCCCGCTTTCATGAAGGCGTATAAAGTCGGCAAATCGGTGAGCATATTGCGGCTCTTGGCTTCTTTCATCATGGCGCCGATGAGTTGCTGTTGGCGTCCAATCCGGGAAATGTCCGAGCCGTCCCCCACCCCGTAGCGGGCGCGGGCAAAACCGAGAGCCTGTTGGGAATTCAACGTTTGGCACCCGGCTGGAAGGTCAATGGTGCCCTTGCTGTCCTTCATCTTTTCTTCCAGGCAAATCGGCACCCCGCCCAGAGCCGCCACCATGTCTTGGAAACCGTCAAAGTTCACGACCACAAATTCGTCAAGGAAAATCCCGGTCAGCTGCTCCACAGTTTTTAAGGTGCAGGCCGTAGCCGCAGCCACGTCCTCATCCTGTCCCAGCAGGGCAAAAACGGAGTTGAACTGGACCAGACCTTGGCTGGCGGGCTCGGTTTTTCCGTCAGCGCGTTGGCAAGCCGGGCGCTTCACCATCAGGTCGCGCGGGATAGACATGACCTCCACGCGGGTGCGGTCCGCGCTGATATGCGCCACCAAGGTCGTATCCGAGCGCATCCCGGTAATCCGCCGGCCCATCTCGTCATATTCCTTTTGCGCCCGGTAGTCCGACCCGATGACCAGCACGTTCAAGTCTCGGTTCGCGAAGCTGTCCTCCGGGAGGTCTTTCTCTCGGCGATCGTCCTCGAGGAAAGCGTTCACATTGACTTTCTTGGTCCACGAGGAAATATCGGCATTGACCAGACCCGCGAAGCTCAGGCTGAAAATCGCCAAGAACAGTACCACAAGGCTAAAAATGCGTAGTCCTCGCCGCGGGCGAGTTAGAGCGGCGGCGTGGGAAGCAACAGGGTGGTGCTTTGATGACACCAGGCCATTGTAGACTTAAGCGTCGGGTATTTCCTGGCACGGTTGTGCCTGGGCCGATGATTTTCCTAGATTTTGTGCGGTAGGGAGGGGAAAGTTCGTGTCGAATTCGTCCGCAGCACCCACCAGTCCGGCCCCGATGCCCGGTGTCGCCCGCCCGGCTATTCGCGTGGTCACGGTCGCTTATCACTGCGGGGAGGGAATACGCGGACTGTTACAGAGTCTTCCTGAGGCTTCCCACCAGGCAATTCACGTCGTGGTGGTGGACAACTCAGAGAACTGTGATACCACGGTGGCGGCTCTCTGCCAAGAATTCGGGGCGGAATACCGGTCCTTGCCGGACAATCCGGGATTCGGGGCGGGCAACAATTTTGGTTCCGATTTCGGGGGCAGTGAGCCGTGGCTATTATTCGCTAACCCGGATTTGCGCCTGACCCCCGGCGCTGTGGACACCCTGATTGCTGCCGCCGAGTCTCATCCCGCGGCGGCGATAGTCGGCCCGGCCCTGGTGGACGAAACCGGTACACGCTACCCCACCGGCCGGTCTTTTCCCTATATTTCCATCGGAATCGGCCACGCGCTGCTGGGGCGAGTGTGGCCGGGAAACCCGTGGACTCGCCGGTATTGGGGGTCGTCTTGGCGGGGGACTGACGCAGTCGAGGTGGACTGGGTCAGCGGGGCTTGCATCCTGATTCGCCGCTCAGATTGGGAGCAGCTGGGCGGTTTTGACCCGGCATACTTTATGTACTTTGAGGACGTGGACTTGGCTTGGCGGGCGCGGCGTTTCCTGGGGCGCGGGGCGCTGTTCGTGGGCAGCGCCGTGGCGATACACGAACAGGGGGCTACGACCGGCAACAAGACCTTGGGGGCGGGTCAGAAACGAAACTTGCGGGTCTTGCAGGCTCACCACGATTCGGCGCGGATTTTCCTGGACCGGCTCTATGTGAACCAGCCGTATGCCTTGCCGCTGCTGATGTTGATTAGCTGGGGTCTGCGGCTGCGGTATCGGGTTTTGGCTCGTCGTTAGGGTCGGTACGCCGCGCCTCAGACAGAGCCAGCGCTCGAGTCAGCTCGGTCAGGCGCGTCTGCACGGCGATGTTGTAACGCCACTGCACCAGCCAGGTCGCCAACACCACTATGACCAGCATATACAGCAATAAATCGGTGCCGCGTCCTACGCCGAGGAACGCCGCGACCGCGGAAATGACGGGCGGATAGATAATCGCCACGGCCGCCAAAACCGCGAACAGCAGCGCCAGAATGCGCCGCAAAGCCAGGTCGCGGGCTCCTTGGAGGCGAGACACATAAACCAGCCCCACCGCGACCACAATTAACAGGACAATCTTGATACCCCACTGGCCGGCCGCTACCCACGCCAGCAAAGTCGGAACGGAAGCGGGAACCAGCCCGGCTACACTTGTGAAAACACCCATGTCAGCGCACCCCCATCACTAAATCCATGACGATGTTTACCGAGTTCCACAGGGATTGTCCCTTGGCTTTGGAATAGTCGGTGTAGCGGATGTGCACCGGCATTTCCGCCCACGGCAGCCCGCTTTTGCCCAGTTGCGCCACGATTTCCGAAGCGTGAGCCATGCGGTTTTGCTTTAGTGCCAGCGTTCCTGCTGCCCGGCGCGACAGCAAGCGCAGTCCGTTGTGAGCGTCAGTCAGCAACATATGGGTGGTGCGGGCGGTCGCCCAAGCGGCGGTTTTCAGCACGATACGTTTCGCGGCGCCCATCTCTTGGGTCTCGGACAGAAACCGGGAACCAAAGATAATGTCGAGCTGATCCGTTTTCGCGCGGTTCCACATGGCAACGACATCATCAGTTTGGTGTTGCCCATCGGCGTCAAAAGTTGCCGCGTAGGGCAGGTCGGTAGCTTGCAGGAAGTAGGTGATGCCGGTTTGCAGGGCGGCGCCTTGTCCCAGGTTGATGGCGTGAGTCAGGACGGTGGCTCCGGCCTCACGAGCTAGGGCGGCTGAGTCGTCGCTGGAACCGTCGTCAACGCAGATGAGGTGGGGGAAAGTTTTTTTGGCCTCCTGGAGAACTTCGGTGATGACGGGGCCTTCGTTATAGATAGGGATGACCAAGGCGACTTCCTGGCCGGCGCGCCGGGCGGCGTTATCAGACCCGGCGAGGGCGCTAGTTTTCCCGTTTTCACTCACGACCCTATTGTGTCATGGGTGGGCGGGTTGCGTGAAAGCAGTTTTAGAGCGAGGCGAAAAATGTGCGGGACACACCAGTAGAATGTGTTACTATTGTTACTGATGTGAAAATTAAGCATCAAAAGCTATCAAAACGCATAATAATTGAGTGGTTTCCGAAACTAAATCTGGACACAGGTCAAAAAATCGGGAAAGCTATTGTGCAGTGTTGATTGGAGTTAGTAATGCCTAAGTACGTCATCTTGGGGGCGCTGTCCGCCCTGTGTCTTTTGGCCAGTCCAGCTTTCGCGGCCCCGACCTCCGGGGGAGATACGGCGCCGAGCGAGACTTACAGTACAAATTTTTCAGCCGTGTCCTCCTTGCCCGGTTTAAGCGGGTCAGAACTCGGTGACCATGTTGCGCAATTCCAGGCCTCCCTGCGCGGAGAGGTGCCCCATTTGGGCCGCGGCGGTCTGGTGACCCAGTCTCGACACGTCGAATCCAACCCGAGCACCGGTACAAAGCAGCAGATATCGCGCGTAGACCTGAAGTCCGCAGTGTCGTTGGTGGCGGTGCAGTGGCCGGCGAACGGACCCCAACCTTTGGCGCTACTGGGTCGTTACCTGCAGGGTGGTGCCTGGTCAACCTGGCAAACTATTGGCGACGACTTCGAGTCCAGCCGGGACGGTTCCATCGCTGCCAGCGAGCCGTGGATTGTGTCCAATGCGGCCAAAGCCGAAGTGGCTGTGGTGTTGCCCAAATCAGCGGTGGGATTCCAACCCAAAGTTGAGGTCATCGACCCCGGTACGCGTCAAGCCGACCAAAACTACGCCCTGAACGATCAAGGACACACTCATGCCTTCGTTTCTGCGAAAACACCTACCCTCGTCACTCCGGGCCAAGCTAGCGGACCGGACGGCGGCGACCCGAACGCTACCAAGGACAACCAGGATGACGCCGGCAACAAAGTCATTCCTCCCTCGAACGTAGAAAACGAATGGACGAAAGTGCCTGCTACCGGCCAGCCCTCCACCTTGTACACGCGGGCAGACTGGGGCGCTAACGAATCTTGGCGGAGCTGGCGAGCCTACCGCGGCGAGGTGACGGGAGCGGTCGTGCACCATACAGCCACCGCCAACGACTACAGCCCCGAAGCGGTTCCCAGCATCCTGCGTTCCATCTATCGTTACCACGCCATCAGTCTGAAGTGGGGAGACATCGGCTACAACGTGCTGGTGGATAACTTCGGACGCGCTTGGCAGGGGCGTGCTGGCGATTTCTGGCACTACAACACTGTCGGTGCTCATGCTTCGGGCGTGAATTCTTGGACTTTCGGGATTTCCGTGCTGGGCAATTACACGGATTTCCGCCCCTCGGACGCGGCGGTAGACACGGTGTCTCGCGTTATTGCCTACAAACTGAAGCCCACCGGCCTGGATCCCCTGGAACTTCAGACCACGATTCACAAGGGCAAAGGAACTATTACCGCGCCGGTCATCTCGGGACACCGTGACGTCGGTGCCACCGCCTGCCCCGGCAACGCCTTTTACGCGTTCCTGCCGACGTTGCGCCAGATGGTCGCGGAATACATTTCCCAACCGAGCGACCCGATTAAAGTGCCCGACTATGCCCAACTCCAGCAAAACCAGATTAATTCCGGCGTTCCGTTAGCTTTGGCTGGTGCAGATCGGGTGGGCACCTCTATTGAGATTGCCCGTCATGCTTTCCCGCAAGGCTCGCGCACGGTCTACCTGGCCAACGCGGTCAATACCGCTGACGCGCTGGCCGGCGGGTCGCTCACGGATGGCCCGATTGTGCTGGTATCAGCTAAACGGGACGCTCAAGCGGCGGTCGCGAACTATGTACGAGAAGCGAAAGCTACGAAGGTGGTTGCTTTGGGCGGTCCCGGAGCGGTGAGCAACGCGGCCTTGAATGCCGCGGCGGGAGGTGTGGCTACCGAGCGTATCGGGGGCGGCGACCGGGTGGAGACTTCTGCCCTCATTGCCCGACACGCCGCGGAAACCCGGCCAGCTAGTGCCGTGTTCCTGGCGGAAATGTCACAAGGGATAGACGCGTTAGCGGCCGGTTCGTTGACGGCTGGGCCGGTCATTCTGGTTCCCACCAACGGCAAGCTGCCCTCGGTCGTGACCCAGACGATTGCGGCCATAAACCCGGCCAAAGTGGTGGCTTTGGGCGGGCCGGGCGCGGTCTCGAATCGGATTTTGTCCCAAGCCTCCGCCGGGCGTGCCTCGGAGCGTATCTTTGGGGCCGACCGCTACGAGACTGCCCGTGAAATCAGTAAATATCAGTTCCCGCAAGGCTCCGCGCAGGTCTACCTGGCTTCTGGAAAGAACCCGGTTGACGCGGTAGCTGGCGGAGTGCTGACGGACGGGCCGATTCTGCTACTGCCCAACGCCCGAGGGAAATCTTTGAACGGGAGCATCGCTGCTGAGATTGTGCGTCTCCAGGCGCACACGGCCACGGCCCTGGGTGGACCCGGCGCGGTGGCACAGGAGCAAATTAACCAGGTCTTTGTGACCTTGCAATCCATCGGCGCCACCCCGACACCCAGCGCCAAATAGGGCCTGAACTGCGGGGGCTTGGGGCGATTCCCGAGCCCCCGTTTTTTGTGTCGGGAAGATTTGCGGGGGAGGAGTCCTCGACGTCGGGGTCTCCGTTGCGGAACGATTCTAATTTGCGTTTAAATCGGGGCTGCTGGTCTATATAGCCACGTACCCCGATTTAATCGCAGATTTCGATTACCAAACGCGGGTATTGTTTGGCCCGCCCGCTTTCCACCAGGTTCCGCAAGGCTCCGTTGGGATAAGATGGAGGAGTTTGATTTGGTCAGAAAGGCAGCTATGGGTCGCATCGTTGAAACCGCCCAAATTGCGCCGTCGGCTGCAATCGGTGCCGACTGCTCGATTTGGGATTACGCCCAAGTCCGCGAAGAAGCGGTGCTGGGAGAAAACTGCATCGTGGGACGCGGAGCCTACATCGACGCCGGCGTGAAAGTCGGCGCGAATTGCAAGATTCAAAACTATGCCCTGGTTTATGAACCGGCGGTGCTGGAAGACGGCGTGTTCGTCGGGCCGGCCGCGGTCTTAACCAATGACCAGTGGCCGCGGGCTATCAACCCGGACGGCACCTTAAAATCCGCAACCGACTGGGAAGCTGTAGGGGTGACGTTGCGCCACGGCTGCGCCATCGGGGCTCGGGCAGTGTGCATCGCCCCGGTTACCGTGGGGCAGTGGGCCACAGTCGGTTCCGGCGCGGTGGTCAGCCGTGACGTTCCCGATTACGCCCTGGTGGTGGGCGTTCCGGCTCGCCAGATTGGGTGGGTAGGGCGCGCCGGGGTGCGCCTCGAAGCGGTGGAAGGCAAAGCCGGGTGCTGGCGGTGTCCCGTGACTGGACAGACCTATACCGAAACTGACGGAACGCTGACTTTGGACGAAGTCTGAGGCTTTAGAGAGTACACAAGCAAGGAGACAATATGAGTAAAGAATTCATCCCCGCAGCCAAGCCGATTATCGGCGCGGAAGAACGCGAAGCAGTGGATGCGGTCCTGCGCACCGGAATGTTGGCTCAGGGTAGCGTAGTGGCTGAGTTTGAACAGGAATTTGGCACCCAGTTGGGGGCGGGGAGGGAAACTGTGGCGGTCAACGCCGGCACTTCCGCCCTGCTGTGCGGGCTGCTGGCGGCGGGAATCGGGGCGGGCGATGAAGTCATCGTGCCGTCCTTTACCTTTGCCGCTACGGCGAATTCGGTGGCGCTGACCGGGGCAAAGCCCGTGTTTGCTGACATTGAGGCGGAGCATTTCTGCCTCGATCCCGCTGCGGTTGAGGCGGCCATCACGCCGAACACTAGGGCGATTTTGCCGGTCCACCTCTATGGACACCCGGCGAATATGACCGAGCTGGGTCGGATTGCGCGCGAACACAACCTGATGATTTTCGAGGACGCCTGCCAGGCTCACGGGGCGACTTGGGACGGCCAGCCGGTCGGGACATTTGGGACGTTCGGGGCGTTCTCACTGTATCCGACCAAGAACATGACCTCCGGCGAGGGCGGCATGATTACCTCTGAAACTCCCGAACATGCCCGCAAATGCCGCCTGTACCGCAATCAGGGCATGGAAAAGCAGTACCAAAACGAAGTCATCGGCTTTAATCTGCGCATGACGAATATT
This region includes:
- a CDS encoding LCP family protein, whose product is MTLPPSFPPESSPRNPNPGSSSTARPESPAPTFPSHEISRGRPDSRNAVVVGGSSTPNSHRQGLSYEDLALPAAYAPGSAANYRPGTPGIPNSPGTPPVRAASPRPAPDLVTSPEPVLPASQPRTGTTRTRSWPKRIFLTIFTLFLALILAIVFWGLFLIHRVDTNLGRTDALSGAADTPGTTWLIAGSDSREGTAEANSGVEGQRSDTILLLHQATNGTAILVSLPRDTYVEIPGHGHNKLNAAFSEGGPQLLVSTVEGLTGLSVDHYAQLGFNGVAQVVDGVGGINLCWDQTFSDRMTGLNWQAGCHDVDGPTALLFARMRYSDPLGDIGRTQRQRLVISSTLKKALSPEVLVNPARQVALADAGAAALTVDRSTGTLDIGRMALALRKAGNTGLQGVPPIASLGYNPGGGVGSTVKLDESRTPAFWEGLRNGTLTPADLTPQF
- a CDS encoding LCP family protein — encoded protein: MSSKHHPVASHAAALTRPRRGLRIFSLVVLFLAIFSLSFAGLVNADISSWTKKVNVNAFLEDDRREKDLPEDSFANRDLNVLVIGSDYRAQKEYDEMGRRITGMRSDTTLVAHISADRTRVEVMSIPRDLMVKRPACQRADGKTEPASQGLVQFNSVFALLGQDEDVAAATACTLKTVEQLTGIFLDEFVVVNFDGFQDMVAALGGVPICLEEKMKDSKGTIDLPAGCQTLNSQQALGFARARYGVGDGSDISRIGRQQQLIGAMMKEAKSRNMLTDLPTLYAFMKAGMRSLTTSQSFGNAQNLGGLALSLSKVKPDNIRFYTLPFGEYAPDRARVAVADNAVEMFDALRLDKPVPSIFPYQDMNGGLHEPSEQASSLSPDSASSGGSAPSQGSSTGRTEGSPSRGTSGANSAHLGQTGGTTNSNSVGNAASSPEAPAHNPGTAGHPNSANTSETEGNSANNAPSGETSGGSGTWQDTQQ
- a CDS encoding glycosyltransferase family 2 protein — encoded protein: MSNSSAAPTSPAPMPGVARPAIRVVTVAYHCGEGIRGLLQSLPEASHQAIHVVVVDNSENCDTTVAALCQEFGAEYRSLPDNPGFGAGNNFGSDFGGSEPWLLFANPDLRLTPGAVDTLIAAAESHPAAAIVGPALVDETGTRYPTGRSFPYISIGIGHALLGRVWPGNPWTRRYWGSSWRGTDAVEVDWVSGACILIRRSDWEQLGGFDPAYFMYFEDVDLAWRARRFLGRGALFVGSAVAIHEQGATTGNKTLGAGQKRNLRVLQAHHDSARIFLDRLYVNQPYALPLLMLISWGLRLRYRVLARR
- a CDS encoding DUF2304 domain-containing protein, which produces MGVFTSVAGLVPASVPTLLAWVAAGQWGIKIVLLIVVAVGLVYVSRLQGARDLALRRILALLFAVLAAVAIIYPPVISAVAAFLGVGRGTDLLLYMLVIVVLATWLVQWRYNIAVQTRLTELTRALALSEARRTDPNDEPKPDTAAADPS
- a CDS encoding glycosyltransferase family 2 protein, which codes for MVIPIYNEGPVITEVLQEAKKTFPHLICVDDGSSDDSAALAREAGATVLTHAINLGQGAALQTGITYFLQATDLPYAATFDADGQHQTDDVVAMWNRAKTDQLDIIFGSRFLSETQEMGAAKRIVLKTAAWATARTTHMLLTDAHNGLRLLSRRAAGTLALKQNRMAHASEIVAQLGKSGLPWAEMPVHIRYTDYSKAKGQSLWNSVNIVMDLVMGVR
- a CDS encoding cell wall-binding repeat-containing protein — encoded protein: MPKYVILGALSALCLLASPAFAAPTSGGDTAPSETYSTNFSAVSSLPGLSGSELGDHVAQFQASLRGEVPHLGRGGLVTQSRHVESNPSTGTKQQISRVDLKSAVSLVAVQWPANGPQPLALLGRYLQGGAWSTWQTIGDDFESSRDGSIAASEPWIVSNAAKAEVAVVLPKSAVGFQPKVEVIDPGTRQADQNYALNDQGHTHAFVSAKTPTLVTPGQASGPDGGDPNATKDNQDDAGNKVIPPSNVENEWTKVPATGQPSTLYTRADWGANESWRSWRAYRGEVTGAVVHHTATANDYSPEAVPSILRSIYRYHAISLKWGDIGYNVLVDNFGRAWQGRAGDFWHYNTVGAHASGVNSWTFGISVLGNYTDFRPSDAAVDTVSRVIAYKLKPTGLDPLELQTTIHKGKGTITAPVISGHRDVGATACPGNAFYAFLPTLRQMVAEYISQPSDPIKVPDYAQLQQNQINSGVPLALAGADRVGTSIEIARHAFPQGSRTVYLANAVNTADALAGGSLTDGPIVLVSAKRDAQAAVANYVREAKATKVVALGGPGAVSNAALNAAAGGVATERIGGGDRVETSALIARHAAETRPASAVFLAEMSQGIDALAAGSLTAGPVILVPTNGKLPSVVTQTIAAINPAKVVALGGPGAVSNRILSQASAGRASERIFGADRYETAREISKYQFPQGSAQVYLASGKNPVDAVAGGVLTDGPILLLPNARGKSLNGSIAAEIVRLQAHTATALGGPGAVAQEQINQVFVTLQSIGATPTPSAK
- a CDS encoding acyltransferase — its product is MEEFDLVRKAAMGRIVETAQIAPSAAIGADCSIWDYAQVREEAVLGENCIVGRGAYIDAGVKVGANCKIQNYALVYEPAVLEDGVFVGPAAVLTNDQWPRAINPDGTLKSATDWEAVGVTLRHGCAIGARAVCIAPVTVGQWATVGSGAVVSRDVPDYALVVGVPARQIGWVGRAGVRLEAVEGKAGCWRCPVTGQTYTETDGTLTLDEV
- a CDS encoding DegT/DnrJ/EryC1/StrS family aminotransferase — encoded protein: MSKEFIPAAKPIIGAEEREAVDAVLRTGMLAQGSVVAEFEQEFGTQLGAGRETVAVNAGTSALLCGLLAAGIGAGDEVIVPSFTFAATANSVALTGAKPVFADIEAEHFCLDPAAVEAAITPNTRAILPVHLYGHPANMTELGRIAREHNLMIFEDACQAHGATWDGQPVGTFGTFGAFSLYPTKNMTSGEGGMITSETPEHARKCRLYRNQGMEKQYQNEVIGFNLRMTNIHAAIGREQLKKVAGWTAKRQENAAFLSANLRGVAVPAIAPQASHVFHQYTIRVTADRDGFVQALREEYQIGSGVYYPIPNHRLPSLCHFAPGLDLPQTEAAAREVVSLPVHPSLDQEDLERIVTAVNALAKAGA